In Thioalbus denitrificans, one DNA window encodes the following:
- a CDS encoding HAD family hydrolase: MDTVRAITFDLDDTLWDNRPVLLAAEAALHAWLEEHYPRITARHSVESLRAERLALAEREPRLRHHMTALRKASLAAAATAAGYPAEPTAEAAFEVFLAARQRVTPYPDVVPAIRRLQAAGFVVGALTNGNADVRRIGLGDLFAFALQAEEVGAPKPHPRLFEAACERAGVDPGALLHVGDEPETDIAGARAAGVRAVWMNRLGHPPPAEHRPDAEVRDMDGLLELLGLR, translated from the coding sequence ATGGACACCGTTCGCGCCATCACCTTCGACCTCGACGACACCCTGTGGGACAACCGCCCGGTGCTGCTGGCTGCCGAGGCGGCGCTCCACGCCTGGCTGGAGGAGCACTACCCGCGCATCACCGCCCGCCACTCGGTGGAGTCGCTGCGGGCCGAACGGCTGGCCCTGGCCGAGCGGGAGCCGCGGCTGCGCCACCACATGACAGCCCTGCGCAAGGCCTCGCTGGCCGCGGCGGCAACCGCCGCCGGCTACCCGGCGGAACCGACGGCGGAGGCCGCCTTCGAGGTGTTCCTGGCGGCCCGCCAGCGGGTCACCCCCTACCCCGACGTGGTGCCGGCCATCCGCCGGCTGCAGGCGGCGGGCTTCGTGGTGGGCGCGCTCACCAACGGCAATGCCGACGTGCGGCGCATCGGCCTGGGAGACCTGTTCGCCTTCGCCCTCCAGGCCGAGGAGGTGGGTGCGCCGAAGCCCCATCCCCGGCTGTTCGAGGCCGCCTGCGAGCGGGCGGGCGTCGACCCCGGGGCCCTGCTGCACGTGGGCGACGAGCCGGAGACCGACATCGCCGGGGCCCGCGCCGCCGGCGTCCGCGCGGTGTGGATGAACCGCCTCGGCCACCCGCCCCCGGCGGAGCACCGCCCGGACGCGGAGGTCCGCGACATGGACGGGCTGCTGGAGCTGCTCGGCCTCCGCTGA